TTCATCATCCTGAATGTATCAAATAAATGGGTAGAAGTTTAGTCACACTCTAAACAATAGCCagatctttcaaattttatttttggtccAGGGCCCAAAATTAAACCTGCTGCTCCCGTATCAAACGTTGAGCTTCTAAAGATGGTGAAGGAGGACGGGGAGTCCGCTGTGCAAAAGATCCATGAGGACGCATAAACTGATGAGGTGCATATGGATAATTATATCCACTTTCAGGAATCCCACCAAACATAGCAGCCTCAAGCATAACCGCTTCATCATGCTCCTCAGAAGAAATGCCACCCcactataatttaataaaaatgaataggCCAAATAGATTAATAGGCATATCATATTTGATTAAACATTTCACAATAATTAAAGTTCTTGTTGACTTCCTTATTAAGATAATATGCAAGCATGATACCTCATCCGGGAATACATTTCCACTGTGCTGTGGAAGATCACTGATATCATGTTGTTGAGGATTTGAAGGTGAGCTAGCCTCAATAACCTGGGTTTCTTTGGGCAATTCCACAGAGCCAGAAGACATGTGTCTAGGCCTTTGCCTAACTAGAGGCTGATCCTCCACATCTTCACCTTCATCTTGGATGGATGAGGAACCCGCTTCTAACCTAGATTGACATAAAGCATCCTCATTAAATTACTGTCTCAACAGTAGATGATATACATTAGGAAAACATGTAGATTGTTCCTTAACATGGCCAGCACAACATAGAAATTCAACAGAAACATGCAGTGTCACTATAAAGAAACTTGCAACATGTATAACTCttaagaagcaaaaaaaaaaatataccttCCATTTGATACTGGTACTTTCCCCGGGTCCACTTCAGCTGGCTGAGAAGATCCTGCTTTTGAAGCTTCAATATCTCCCCCTAGCTGAAGTAGAGCTTTCTCTTTCTCTGCTGTCTGAATTTAATTCACGTGAAGTGAGACAAATAAGTGCTGTTATGAGAATAATGTAAAGGAAAAACATACCATCAATGACAATGAAACTGCATGTGCCAGATTGGCATCTTCCATATGTGTTTGCCCATCCTTAGTCCTGAGATCGCTTAAGTCCTGcatcaaaatgaaaatacatCAATGTCCATAGGTACAAAGCCTGACAAAAGTCATCCAAATGGTAAAGGTACAGTAAAGTACATTCTGCACTGAATTGTTGAATATAAAAGTTTACCTCAACTTCTCTTTTTGAAGCCTCAATAGCAGCTCGAACCATTTCTTCTTCTATGTCATTGCTATAGTCTGGCAAATTCTCAAAAGCAGGAGCAGTGGGGCTGCTATGCCTTTCATCAGAACCATCATTTCGCAGTGTGGCCGGTGCAGTCATGGTTACCGGAGTATCCTCATCAACTATGACCATCCCATGGCTTTCAGGGTCATGAGCATGTGTAGATTCAGTGACATCCTCAATGGTAGGAGCATGACCAGTTGGATCAAAGCCATCCTTAACCTCAATGGGGATCTCTCTAACCTCTCTCGGTTGGGTAACAAATGGTTCACGATTCATAAAGTCAGAACCACCCTCCAAGAAACTTCTACGAAAGTTTGGATCAAGCAGTGAAAATGGATTCAAAGTTCTTGCTGCAGATAGGAGTGGAAAAGGAGCTGCTCGAGATCCAGATTCAATTGGATTATCTATTTCCATGAAATCATCTTGAGGTGTGAGAATAGATGTCTGACGAACACTGAACATGAACAAatgaattacaaaataaaaacagattAAGCAAGAAGCACAAACTGCGACCAAATTAAGAATAATCTAGGTGAATCAAAagatataaaagaaaacaaaggacTATAATAAATGACACATGAACAATAGATATACAAGCATGAAGCATTCTACAAGTTATAATTCTTGGCTTAAAATCATATCAGGAAAAAGAATTAAGCTTGGTCAAGAGAAAGGACAGACGTGTTCGTTGATGTGTTTCTATCTCCTTCACCGAAAAATGCATTCACAGCTGCATTGAGATCACCACCATGCTCCTGACAGCAAGGAAGATTATTGGATGAATTagcaataaacaaaaataaatttcatcaaTCAGCAGCAAGAAGACTACAAAGGGCTCAAGTGTGCATCCTCAGATAACTACATTAAAAGGTTAATAGtttcatatataatgatagatcaGACATCAACATTTAAAAACATGCAGCATCCATGCTATTTAGACAGAAATTTTCCAAAAGAGTATAACACAAATCCCACTTAAGAatcacaaataataaaagagacTAAACCAACTTACTTTAAACAAATACAAACTGACCTAGCTAAGTCAAACTCTTGATGGATCTTCACACTAGCTCTACAATGTATTGGCCTAGTCATGCTTAACAACATTCATACAGCATGAATTAAGAATATTGATTACCCAAGCCATTATGTTTCCAAAAATTCACCAGCTAAATACTTGAAAATATAGAACAAATTaatgaatgaattaaaaaaaaaaaaaaaaaaacgtaaatTGGAGAAAATGCCCTTTCCAAAGAAGCATGGTTAGGAAAAATGGATAGGCATCATTCGACACACATACATTTCTGCAGTGCCATATTTTAACACAGccaaataaacttaaaaataaaaatgggttttttttaaataaataaaagtggtaaaattaaacaatagaaaTTCAGTTTGGAATACATTCGATTCTctcttcttatttatttattcaaatttaactaaaaacaaaaggtCCCCCATCTAGAAACCGTCAAttagttagttttttttttctttgtttaagaaaaaaacGACTACAAGCTGcatattaagtttaaaaaaaaaaaaaaactaaaaggaaATGAATGATAAGCTAacactggaaaaaaaaaaaaaacacaaacagAAACCCTAATTTCGAGCCAATTACATCTTCGATTAACTTGAAGACCTATAATTGCACATTAATAacaattacaaacaaaaataaataaagataaataatcatcaaattatataaaaagagtCGATGAAactgaatataaatatataatataattataccTCTAGCTTTTGCAGCGCCACCGATTCAGTGACGCCCGTGATGGTAATGAAGGTGTCGATTGCTTCTTGATTAGGCCTCACCATTTTTTCCGATAAATTTAAAGTCTTTATCACTGCTGtgtgttgtttcttttttagaaaaaaagaatCGAAAAAGAATTTGACAGGTTTCAATATAAGCCACTGTTTGGCGAGTTTTAGTATTGTACCTTCTCCAATATCCTGAGTTTCCTATTTTCCAAGCAAAGGAAGCGTATTGGTTCAGAGAATCACTTAATTCTAGAGTTGACGGTGGGCCTTTCCGGGCTGGGTCAGGCCAGCTTGGGCACGGTTTATCATGCTTATGGGCCGTTCTAGGTCAAGACCCATATTATGGTAGCTCCTGTGGATTGAGATAACCTGCATTTTAAACGGTTATATCGTATCGAACTTTTAACGGGTTTGTTTGGCAGTCTTTATCGAATTagtatgttaattaaataataaaatatattattaaataaaattatataaaattcgtttttaaattattaaaactaatgatattatcttaaaaattttattgataatttatatttttagtaaaaaaatcttataattacatgataaaaaattttaaaaataatataaataaattcatttacataatatacaaatataagttCGATTTATATATCTTCTActtattttcaatattcaaattattGAACTCATCAAATATATCCTCTACTACCAAATTtcgtaatttgaatttagttgtCACATAATCTTTCGTACACATGATAATATCGACTATGTTAGAGTATAAGTTCAATCAGTTGTCGTCAAACATGCATCAACTTGCATTAAAAGTTAGTTACGATGTTACAATAGACATCGAAGACTTTAACAAATCATGTGTCATAATAGAAAACATTGAATATCTATTTTGATATGCTTTCAACTATGTTAAAACACTGAATGTGTCATAACCCTAGTGTATGTGGTAGGTTGGAAATTAGAACAATCTTATTAGAGATTtacataatttggttcaaaccgtaaaattgAACCTAatcgtttaaaaattataatttggtttgggttacaatttgaatgatttttaaaccaaaccaaatcgtaacccatatttctttaatatatatatatatatattcaaatcatGATAGTCGAATCgtgtattaaaaatctaattttttatattatgtatcatatatcatattgacatttcatcattttaaatattatcacaaacacccttaatatttgaaaattttcataaacccCATACTGCACCattattttccttaaaaaagtatatcaatccatataaataatatgtattgtattgtaagatatgtttattatatcatattaattcaatatactttataatacctatagttttttacttatatcgtattgtatcgtaatatacatatcatatattatagggtattgataactataattcaaaCCGTAATTCAAACCAgaccaaattatattttttcagtttagtttggtttaaaaaattttcaaactatttttttaatttgatttgaaaaaacttttaaatttttcaaaccgcACCAAACTATAAACTATAAACTATATTGTAGGTAGCCCTAAATCTTATTTAATGATACTACTGATTTCAAAGCTACCCAACCAGGTCATTGATGAcaacattattaaattaaaattaatttaaagggCACCatgagaaaattataataagattGATTCATACAAAAGGTGAAAATATTtgaacataaattataaaatatatgatacattCAAAGTTTgtatcctaaattttaaaaccttggtaacattaattaatcaatGTCTTGTGaatgataaaatgaaaataaaattattaatgaaatgataacCATATTAGATAGATACTTTAaccaaaaagagagagagagagagagagagagagagagagagggggggggggggggacaACAAATCTCAAGGGAATTCagtcgtaaaaaaaaaaaaaaagagagaaaaaaaaacatctaTATATGACTAGAGATGACAACTTGAAGGGATGAGGAGGAGATCTCGATATTTTTTTTGTTCCTgttatagagataaaaataattttttgtcttcttcttacgaagaaaagttatttttctgTCTCTGTTTCTAAGGagaaaaatttctttctcaTACTCTctaaacataatacaaatatattaaataataaaattaattaaaattaaaactaaccaattatttcaaatatcacaatatattaaccactttaatatttacaacaaaaatataaataaatttgaaaaatataaataatttaaaaccatAAGAATATATTAGCATTTTAAGTAAGAATACTAATATAAAGGGGCAGGGATAAGGATGAGGACAAGGATGAAGACGGGGTAGGATGGGAAAATGACACATTTATCCCCGCACCTGATTGCGAGGATATTTTTCGTCCTCGTTTCCTTCCTCATTTCCATCAGAAAACCCCCTCCCTATTAAGGTAGAGGAGGGTCAGAGCTCTAAATTTGGAGCGAAATTATCATTTCTACATATAACAACCTTTTTTATAGTTAACTATTAAAGTGAATTTGGTTGGGATAATCTTTAAccataaaatgatatattccttaaaaaatgtattacttataagattattaaatttaaattattattattattttttataaaaattgataagtatcaataattattatgtttagtgagatataattaaaaaaatattaaaatattatttacttaaatattttaaaaactattggATAtagttattctaaaatattttttatattacttattatattaattgaaagagtagtgttatgtgtacaaataatgtatataactttatacataaataataatatgactCTATGTGATTAGGtagtttaaaattagagataaaacaattaataaaaccatgtacataaataataaatacaattttgtgtacaaataatgatatatcactatacgattaaatgttgttttatcttgattttaaaatcactcaatcataagGTGACACATCATTGTTTGCGTACAAGATTGTGCTCGTTTTTTgtgcatatagtattactctaaagCAACACTAAATTACATCGTGATATATCAgtatttatgcacaaataatgtgcatataattttattgtaattgaaaatgaagatatttttgtccttaaatatacaaaatcaaaattaccttaataatatatttttatctaaagtGAAAGTGTTACCTTCTATATTATCTAACACATCATCTTTGGTAATAGTAGATtatcagaatattttattacctaacAGACCAAATGAAgtaatgtcaataataaaatatagattacttGATTACTTTGAACTTttggtttaagtaatattttattatgaaaaaattaataaatataaataattattttgtctagtttaaggtaataaaaaattaataaaacatcttAAGCTTATCCTACATCAATTACAATATCTTTTTTAGTGATTTACATTTTGCCACCCAAGATATGGTCTTAAGACATTTTTCCATCCACTGAATGtataaaccaaatttttttcacctaaaacccaattttgttaaaatgaaCCAACCTTACAAAAATAcaatagtaattttactataaaattaaaaaataataataaaaagaatcaCCCTTTTACAAACTTTACCTTAACATTTTGAGCGTGATAGTTAGACCTTTTAATATGTTTgaaaatctataatttaatctctataatttaagtttggaaaccctTAGCCATTAAAACTACCACTATCCAAACTCAAACCCACTATAATCACCACCCACTCAAGCATactcctcatcatcatcatcttttttaTGCCCTTCCTAGTCATGATTGGTATTTCGATGCCTTCATCTTCCTCTAATCTCTCATAGCTCAACTCCCTCTCAAATTCAAAACTATAAGTTGACCCCTGCCTATATTCAGATTCACTCCTTCCATCATACTGAATTTATATTCTTGTTTTCTCTCATACCGAGATCATAATCGAATTTCCCATTATTcccaaactcaaattcaagtttcCAACCATATCCAGATTCACATATGGGTTTCTTATCATACCCAAATTTGAAATCAAGTATATGCCAATATTCAGactcaaatttttaactataCTTAGACTTAAGTTTGAGTTCACCATATTCAGGGTTTAGGCTTTATAGTCATAGTCCAACGCATAACCTCCCTTATCTCCAAAAGCAATTTTGAGTCTCGATTCGAGCCAAGGCTTGACACCACTGTAGAAGTTGTATTCAATGGCAAGACCCTTATCAATCTTGGTCAAAGGCTTGACATAAGAAGATAACTATAGATACCAAAGAAGAAGAGGGTGAAAGTGAAAATATTACAtacaaaaagatatttaaaaaattgttaatttggAATAACATGACAcatttgaaaagagaaataattgaggctaatatgataatttagttttttgataccatatcaaaattattttttgttaataaagtTAGGATGTATTTAAAAGATGTGATTAATCCATTGAGTAGattaaaaatggttttatagCCAAAACTGGGTGGGAAtataaatcacttttttttctctccaaaaCTGAACTTCCTAATACTTCTAAGTGTCGTGCAAAGATTGACTCATTAACATGAACATACTTGATTATAGAAGCATGAATGAAACTTGTCAAAACTATTTTACGCGGCCACATGTTATAATTTCTATTGACATTAATTAATGAGTATCTATTTTAATTCAAGTCCTTAGAATTTCATTATTCATGTCAATTTCTGCAAATTgttgtaaaattacaatttaataacTCAGTCAATTCACAACAGAACTTTGTATTTAACTTTAAggattaacaaaattagttaagtattaaaactttttaaatgaaAGTCTAGATTTGAGTCTTTGTCTCGttgataaaactttaacttactTATTATAATAGTTGTGAATTTAAAAACTGTGAATTGGGTAATCTTGTTAAACAAATGCATATGGAGTCCTAGTTATAAAAAAACACACAACTTTGTGCGCAATTCTCTCTTCTTAGCCTCGATTCATACTCTCGCATTGATTCAACTAGTCTTACTACCACTATtgcaaaaaccaaaattaacccaatcattttcatttttgcatAATAAAGATGATATCGAACCTTCTTGTCCCTGTGTCTCCACTGtatagataagaaaaataaccTTAGCCATGGGGGTTCCCACAAGAGAATCTGTGCTATTTATTTATCAAAGCTCTTGGTTCTCTAGCCAGACATGAGAATTCTCCAGGTCCAGGATATTagttaataacaataataaaaacattagaACTTTCAATATAAAAGTCTAGTTCGAGTGTTTACTATGTTTGaaaaactttgatttatctaatacaGTGGTTATAAGTTCGATTACTATGTCTTGAGTTTATTTGCCCaacagttataaaaaaaaaaaaaatcacaagaacattttgttttaaaatttcaaagagaTACTGAGCTATCATTGCTGTGTGTACCCCTTAAAGGAGACCTTCCCAAATCCATTCTAAACAGTTCAGCAATCTGTGTCATCCTCTTAAAGAAACCATTCAACCATTTCAACACCTTACTGCATAAAGCCAACTTTGGTTAAATGGGGTaccttatatgtattatatttctGACAGCTATGACTATTGACAGTTATGTGCTTTCACTTTATCAGGCATCTACAGTGTTCAATACTATAACAGActcttgacattacaatgaactTTACTTGTAACAATTATTGTAAACGTTCTGCTCTCATCCTGCCTGTATATGAAATACTTCCTTCAACCCTCCACCCCAATGAAGAAGACAGAAAGCAGaatgaaattatgaataaataataataataataataataataataataataataatgcaggTTTGACATAACAGATAATCCAAGTTTCAGTTTCATTATTCTCTGCGCATACTGTATAGTTAGCTTATGCTCAAGTCCTTTTGCCTCTCTTTCTCAACGTATGCTGCTGATCTTTTATTGTCCTCAGTAAGAATCTCTTTCCTTCCTGTGTCTATGGTGCCTGATATGGTCATTCTCCCTTCTGTCATAGCGTGCTTCCTGCATGATGCTTGATTTCTTACGGTGCCCATGTTTATGCTTATCTTTGTGAACATGatgaagataataataatagtcaCTGTTCCTTTCCAACTGGTCATGTTTGTGATCATGGTGCATACTACTACGCCTATGATGTGCATCATGCTTGTGGTGCCTGCCCTCATGCCTGCGATGTTTTTTAACATGCATGTGAGGATGGTCAAAATCAATATTGTGTCTCCTTGAATCCCTGATTCTCTGATTTTCAGTCCAAGAATTGTCTTCCCACCAGTCATAAATTGGATCAAACAGTCCTTTCTGGTGTAAAAGCCACAGAAGCACAAGCACTGCAACTCAAAAGTACATGCTATTATGTAAGCAATACTACccactttgagtatacaaataggtaTGCATTTATGTATGTCATCGTGTGATTGGGtattagtttatctttaattcaaaatcatccaattacatgatgacacaaaTCAAGTATGTactcatttgtgtactcaaaataggtcATATAGTTATATTGTTTTATGAAAGAGTATCGACTATTGAATAATAAAGTAACAATTACCTGTTGGAAAAATAGCCAATACTAGACCAAACATAACTATCCAACTCATGCATATATACTGTATATGGCAGCTGAAATCGAAGAAACCAGCACATTTCCTTctgcattaaaaaattaataagaaaaagaattaacatCTTTACATGAAATTCTAGTATAAGTGCCTATGTTCATCTCAATGAAATTCTTTCTCAATGCTCACAAGAGAGAGATGAGAAGGAGTATAGGCTACTGTCTTCCTGCGTTCTGTTCTTGGAGATATTATAAGACAAATTCAATATGACAAACCCAATTCACCTGATTTACctctttaaaattatctaattgcGGAGATTGGAAGCAATAGAAGTTAAGATATtcagattaaataaattatcccAGTCTTTATGAATATAACCTTAAACTAGTATATACTAATAGTCCATTCAAGAAAGCATACCTGCACGTTTTTCCAGTGATGAATTCAATGAAACCTGCCCAAAGATTCTTACCGATGCTTGTAATGGACTCAAAGAATCCAGTTATACTGGTCTCTGGAGGTTCAAAAGGAGTCTGCAATAAATTATAGCTAAATAGAATCATTCGACCACATATAATCAATCAGCTTGTCAACATGTTTGGTTATTTCATAACAGAAAATTGCCAAAGTTCATGATATGCACATTACGTCCTTAAATGCTCAACAGTTATGCAGTTAATGATGCCTGCATTATATCAACATTACGTCCTCCATAACTTCATATGCATAAATTTGGAACTTCTAGAATTTCTACACCTAATGCAATTCTTAATATTTTCATCCGAAGTGTAAACAAACTTCGTCCAACTGTTTTAATTTTGACAAGTGAATGGTTCcttcacaaaaaatatttatcagtATAAGCACCTCAAGAGAAGCCTATTCGAAAAGTCATAATTTTGAGAACTTCCCTAACCTGTGAACCATTATCAAGGACAGTAGCCATGGTGCTAAATTGGCACTCAGCTCTATCAACTTCACTGAAATCGGAATCCTTTAATATAGCTGCATTCAAATATAGATATTCTTTCAGTAAGATTTGAAATTCAATCTACAATCTGATATAACTTGCCCCCAAACCAGATATATGCCTAAGGGCCAAGTTTCAGGTTACCTGAACATGTATATTTTGCTGCTTGATCATTTGTTGGATAGAGTTTGAATGATCGATTTGAGGTTTGTTTAGGTGTCATTATGAAGTACTGTTCCTGCAAGCACAATAGCTGTAAATGATGGTATCTTTCCTAAAGGCTTTTTATGATATCAGGCACATTTACTGAAATGTTCTGACAAGATACCTCCATAAGGGTGATTCCTTTTGAGCAATCGAACTGCAAGATCAAATGTTTCATCACAGATAAGAGTAATATAAAATGCTCCAGCAACTATTAATCTGAAACCATAGGTACAATACAACTACACAGATTGCCAAACTGTATTTTTCAATTTACCTTCAAGTTCATTGGCTATGTTTCGTATGAGTTACAGGGATACTCTACTGAAAGGCATAAGCACTCATGAATAAATACAGAAAACAAAGAGCTCAGGATTTTTGAAACTTTCTTTCGTAGATAGAAGTTGATACAAGAATAGTGGAACGAGTGTTTCACAAGACAGAAACGGGTGTCCTAGATGTCATAGACTAGAATGAGGTTGTTTCATAGATTGTTTTAGAAGCACCTTTAGTCGTTACACATCAAAATGGGACATTCAAAGGTCATTCCAAAACAGTTTTGGTCGTTCTAAAAGCACACTATATGGTGGAATGAATAATGGGATGACAAATAGGGTCGATCCTAACTAAACGACCAAAAATCAAGCTTAGAACAACTATCTTGCAGAGACGAATGGTCGTTCCATAGAGACTATAGAGTTTTAgatgtttttgaaactttttagttttaaagttttgttttaattgttttatctttttcatttttgccatttttatGGCGTATTTAAAGGGTGTTTTAACCCCAAAAATAAGAGTCATTGCATTCATCTAGTATTCGAATCTTGCACAATTCAGTGGAGATTATTCGTATCAATTGTTTCATTGATGGTTCAGTTATCTTTCTTCAATGTTTCGGCAACCGAAGTCTTCAATTATCCCCTTGTTGTAGTTGAAACCAcatgtaaatttcaaataaatcagTTGCAAAACACAATTCAGCAAACAACTAGCAATATGATAGAAAATACCAAGGAAAAATTTGATAGCATAACTGTTAAGCTATATGATGCTTCCACGTCGCCAGTATTCTGAGTTGTGATTGTAGCAATTCCAAATTGAGTAAGGGCTTCAAAGGATGGAATAGTGATGGTTATTATTTTTCCTGGACTCCTACAAAATGAATGGAAATCTTAAGAATTTAGAAGACACTGTACAACATATGATTTTAAAGCACATATGCAAACAACCATCATCAGAACTTGTAAATGGAAGACATAAACAACTGTTATCTGCTTCACATAGTTAAAACAAAGTTATAGCACCTTATCACTGAAAAAAGAATGAATAAGCATTGTAGATCAATCTCTGGTGAAGAGCTCATCACTAAAACTCAAGTAAATAGTAGTAATTTAACATGGGGGGTTAATATGAACCTTTGGTACACATATTCTATATCGTCAGCACTAAGTTCTAACAAGATATTTGTATTAAGAACTTCAGTGACTCCAATAGAAAATGAATGAGACCCTGCATTCTGCACCCAAGTCAAAACAATTAATTACGGTATATAGTAGGTATCCTTCTAATTCCAAAATGTGCAATTTCAGGATCATAACTGGATGTTGGTTTATCCTTTCATGCCTTCCTTCCACCATATATAATGGAGGCTGATTCCTATCCATGCGATTTCGATCAGCCTGTCAGAAGGACAAATTCAGAAACAGCAAAagttttttctttgtaatttaaaagaACTGAAAGTCTACAAGAacattataaacaaataattagtCAAAGGCTAAGTGGTTACATTCTACTAAAATGTTGTCTTCCAACAATTGTGAAAAGAAGTTTCCACTTTAATCAAAGAATAAATGTTATTTAGATCctaaatcaaaatacaaaagaaacaaaattgtggaaatatatgaagaaacacaTATCATGGTTAGCAGCCTTAAAAAAggtaaagaaaagaagagaaacaagTAGTAACAAAAAACACTACTACGGCACATAAACAATATTTGCTTCAATCGCTAAAAGGACTtatggagaagaaaatgaaaaaaaaacagaaaaagaatcAGTAAAAGAAAGGTACTACTTTTCAGTTTTGTATACTAACTTCCCGGTAGTTCCACAATTGGTTGTGCAAGCAAGACCAAAATGGTGAAGAGCAGAAACTTGGCTGCGCTTTGAAAGCCTCATAACTGACACCAATTTTGTCACAATCAAAGCCATCTAAAGTAAACCTCGTTCTCTCAAGCAACATCCACATTGAAAAGTTCCTCCCTAAGTCTTGGGGTTGACCAGGGTGATCCTTCCAAAAAAGAAAGGATTAGCTCTCAAAATTATAGCAGAATAAGCAAATACTGATTCATGACACTCCTGCAAACTATTTGGTGAACATATTATTAGGAGACATATTGGAGAATGGAAATAACCTTCACTATATTTTACACATCCTTGTTAGACATTCCTTGATGACAGAATAGAGTTACACCTCTATTTGCAAGTGTAAGATAGTATTTTCTCATATAGTATATAATGAAAGCTGTACATAATCGTACAACTGCTATCATGAACTCCAAATCAAACATGTAGTTCTagacaaaataaatttagacTTTTGGCTTGTACTAAATTTAATTGAGATGCCTGTACAAGTTTCATCTCACTGTAATTGCATAGTAACCAACAAAAAatcttgataaaataaaaattgatgtaGCCAGATTTTTGCTTCTTGATGGGGCACTgcattcaaaattatataaattatgctAGCATACCTGCCTTGGAATAACAAGGTAGAACTCCTCATATGACGggatatttg
This sequence is a window from Mangifera indica cultivar Alphonso chromosome 20, CATAS_Mindica_2.1, whole genome shotgun sequence. Protein-coding genes within it:
- the LOC123204930 gene encoding plant UBX domain-containing protein 8-like, which produces MVRPNQEAIDTFITITGVTESVALQKLEEHGGDLNAAVNAFFGEGDRNTSTNTVRQTSILTPQDDFMEIDNPIESGSRAAPFPLLSAARTLNPFSLLDPNFRRSFLEGGSDFMNREPFVTQPREVREIPIEVKDGFDPTGHAPTIEDVTESTHAHDPESHGMVIVDEDTPVTMTAPATLRNDGSDERHSSPTAPAFENLPDYSNDIEEEMVRAAIEASKREVEDLSDLRTKDGQTHMEDANLAHAVSLSLMTAEKEKALLQLGGDIEASKAGSSQPAEVDPGKVPVSNGRLEAGSSSIQDEGEDVEDQPLVRQRPRHMSSGSVELPKETQVIEASSPSNPQQHDISDLPQHSGNVFPDEWGGISSEEHDEAVMLEAAMFGGIPESGYNYPYAPHQFMRPHGSFAQRTPRPPSPSLEAQRLIREQQDDEYLASLLADREKESKATEEAKARRLEEEEARKAALEEEKRKEEETRRKMEEEKEYERQLAAKEASLPQEPSADDENAVTLLVKMPDGSRRGRRFLKSNKLQSLFDFIDIGRGFKAGTYRLVRPYPRRAFSDSESGLTLNDLGLTSRQEALFLELI
- the LOC123204279 gene encoding protein HAPLESS 2; the protein is MRDHIEIPKFIQISCVFFCFLNLLCPEGVFALQILSKSKLEKCEKRSQSDDLNCTTKIVLNMAVPSGSSGGEASIVAEIVEVEEENSTQQMRTLRIPPVLTVNKSAAYALYELTYIRDVPYKPQEFYVKTRKCQPDAGANVVHMCERLRDENGHIIEHSQPICCPCGPRRRVPSSCGTVLNKVLKGKANTAHCLRFPGDWFHVFAIGQRSIGFSVQIEVKTGSKSSEVIVSPSNRTAMSKDNFLRVNLIGDFVGYTNIPSYEEFYLVIPRQDHPGQPQDLGRNFSMWMLLERTRFTLDGFDCDKIGVSYEAFKAQPSFCSSPFWSCLHNQLWNYREADRNRMDRNQPPLYMVEGRHERINQHPNAGSHSFSIGVTEVLNTNILLELSADDIEYVYQRSPGKIITITIPSFEALTQFGIATITTQNTGDVEASYSLTFDCSKGITLMEEQYFIMTPKQTSNRSFKLYPTNDQAAKYTCSAILKDSDFSEVDRAECQFSTMATVLDNGSQTPFEPPETSITGFFESITSIGKNLWAGFIEFITGKTCRRKCAGFFDFSCHIQYICMSWIVMFGLVLAIFPTVLVLLWLLHQKGLFDPIYDWWEDNSWTENQRIRDSRRHNIDFDHPHMHVKKHRRHEGRHHKHDAHHRRSSMHHDHKHDQLERNSDYYYYLHHVHKDKHKHGHRKKSSIMQEARYDRRENDHIRHHRHRKERDSY